Below is a genomic region from Sphingomonas sp. KR3-1.
ATATCGGCCTCCAGCGCCTCGCGGGTCGCCTCGGCCAGGCCGGTCACGTCGAGCACGACACTGGCCCGCGCGCCTTCGATACGGGCAGTCGCGCGGCCGGCGGCGATGGGGGCAAGCGCGGCGTTCAGGGCGTCATTATCGATCATCGCGTGCCAGATAGGCGCACAATCGCCGCGCGCCACTGTAAATCCGCGTAGGCGCCCTTATAAAGGCCGGATGGCAAACCTGATTGGCTGGCTGAGCAAGGCCGGTAACTGGCATAACGAGGCGCCGAAGAGTCCCTGGGGCTCGGGCGGCAGCAGCGGCGACAATGGCGGCTCGAGCGGTGGCTCCGGCGACGGCAAGGGCGGCTCGGGCGGCGGCCCGCGCAATCCCTGGTCGTTCCCGCCCGAGGGGCGGCGCGGCCGCTCCGGCGGCGGTGGGAATGGCGGCGGCGGTGGCGGCGGCCCGTTCGAGGACATGTTCCGCCGGATGAGCGGCGGCGGCATGCCGATCCCGCCGGGCGGCGCCAAGCTCTGGGGCCTGGTCGTCATCGGCCTGCTCCTCGTCTGGGTGATATTCACCAGCTTCCACACGATCGGCCCGCGCGAGCGCGGCGTCGTCACCACGCTCGGCCGCTATTCCGGCACGCTCGAATCGGGCGTCAAGTTCACCCTGCCGGCGCCGTTCCAGATCGTCGACGTCGTCGATGTCGGCTCGGTCCACACCGAGAAATTCCCCGAGAGCGGCCCCAATCTGATGCTCACCGGCGATCAGAACATCGTCGACCTCGCTTATTCGGTGAACTGGTACATCACCGACGCCGCCGATTTCTCCTTCCAGATCAAGGATCCCAAGGAGACGGTGAAGGATACCGCCGAGAGCGCGATGCGCGCGGTGATCGCCACCACCACACTCACCGAGGCGATCGGCGAGGGCCAGGGCCGCATCTCGAGCGACGTCCAGGCGGCGATGCAGAAGATCCTCGACGAATATCATTCGGGCGTGCGCATCCAGAGCGTCGCGCTGACCAAGGCCGCGGCGCCGGAGCAGGTCGACGACGCCTTCAAGGCGGTGCAGGCCGCGCAGCAGGGCGCCCAGGGCGCGCGCAACAACGCCAATGGCTATGCCCAGCAGGTGATCGCCGTCGCGCAGGGCGAGGCCGCCGAGTTCGACAAGATCTACGAGCAGTACAAGGCGGCGCCCGCCGTCACGCGCCGCCGCCTCTATTACGAGACGATGGAGCAGGTGCTGGCGAAGACCAACAAGACGATCGTCGAGACGCCCGGCGTCACCCCCTATCTGCCGCTGCCCGGGCTTCGCCCCGATGCCGGCAAGGCCCAGTCGGGAGACCAGAAATGACCTGGCTGCGCAGCCCCATCGGCATCGCCGTCGCCGCCATCCTCGTGCTCATCGTGCTGATGAGCACCGTGGTGATCGTGCCCGAGACGAAGCAGGCGGTGATCCTGCGGCTCGAGCAGCCGCTCGGCGAACCGATCAACGCCTACAAGCCCGGCGAGCAGTTCGGCCGCACCGGCGCCGGCCCGATCCTGCGCATCCCGTTCATCGATCGGGTGGTCTGGGTCGACAAGCGCGTGCTCTCGGTCGACCTGCCCAACGAACCGGTGCTCTCGACCGACCAGCTCCGCCTGCAGATCGACGCCTATGCGCGCTTCCGCGTCACCAATCCGCTCAAGATGGTCGTCACCATCGGCAGCGAGGAGCGGGTTCGCGAGCAGCTCCAGCCGCTGTTCCGCTCGGCACTGCGCAACGAGCTCGGCAAGCGCCCCTCGGCGATCCTGCTTAGCCCCGAGCGCGGCCAGGTGATGGACAATATCCAGGGCGCGCTCCAGCAGCTTGCCGCGCAATATGGCGTGTCGATCGTCGACGTGCGGATCAAGCAGACCGAGCTGCCCTCGGGCTCGCCGCTCGACAGCGCGTTCGAGCGGATGAAGACCGCGCGCTACCAGGAAGCCAAGACGATCGAGGCGCAGGGCCTCAAGGACGCGCAGATCATCCGCGCCAATGCCGATGCGCAGGCCGCGCAGATCTATGCCCAGGCGTTCAACAAGGATGCGGATTTCTACGATTTCTGGCGCGCGATGCGCTCGTATCGTACGACGTTCCTCAACAACGACCCCGCCAAGGGCGACACGTCGATCATCCTCTCCCCCAACAATTCCTATCTGAAGGAATTCATGGGGCAACGATGAGCCTTTCGATCCGTTCATATTCAATCGCCGTTCAGCATTTCGGCGCAAGAACCCCATCCGAACGCTTTTCCTTCGTCTGAGAGGACCGACTCACGTGCGTTATGCCTACGCTCTCACTACCGCCCTTCTGCTGAGCGGCGCCGCCGCTACGCTGACCATCCATCAGCCGGCCGGCGCACAGACCGCGCAGAACGAGCCGGGGGCGATCAACGCCGCCGCGCCCAAGGCCGGCGCGCCGATGAGCTTTGCCGACATGGTCGCCAAGCTGCAGCCGGCGGTGGTCAACATCTCGACCGCCCAGCGCGTGACGATGAACGCCAACCCGTTCGCCGGCACGCCGTTCGAGCAGTTCGGCGGCGGCAACCAGCCGGTGACCCGCCAGGCCGAATCGCTCGGCTCGGGCTTCATCATCTCGGCCGACGGCTATGTCGTGACCAACAACCACGTCATCTCGGCGGGCGCGAAGGGCGCGACGGTCGAATCGATCACCGTCACCCTGCCCGACAAGCGCGAGTTCAAGGCCAAGCTGATCGGCAACGACGCGCAGTCGGACCTTGCCGTGCTCAAGATCGAGGGCGCCAACCTGCCCTTCGTGCGCTTCGGCGATTCGAGCGCGTCGCGCGTCGGCGACTGGGTCGTCGCGATCGGCAATCCGTTCGGCCTCGGCGGCTCGGTCACTGCCGGCATCATCTCGGCGGTCCACCGCGTCACCGGCCAGGGCGGCGCCTATGACCGCTTTATCCAGACCGACGCCTCGATCAATCGCGGCAATTCGGGCGGCCCGATGTTCGATCTTAGCGGCAACGTGATCGGCATCAACTCGCAGATCCTGTCGCCGACCGGCGGCAATGTCGGCATCGGCTTCGCGATCCCCGCGGAAGAAGCCAAGCCGGTGATCGACACGCTGATGAAGGGCGGCAAGATCGCTCGCGGCTATCTCGGCATCGGCATGCAGAACCTGACCGACGACGTCGCCGACGGGCTGGGCGTGCCGCGCGGCCGCGGCACGATCGTCGCGCGCGTCGAGCCGGGCCAGCCGGCGGAGAAGGCCGGGCTGAAGCAGGGCGACGTGATCGTCGCGGTCGACGGCAAGGACGTCACCGCCGATCAGACGCTGTCCTACCTCGTCGCCAATGTGAAGCCGGGCACCCGCATCCCGCTCGATGTCTATCGCGACGGCAAGCGCATGACGGTCAACCTCGTCGTCGGCACCCGCCCGCCCGAGGAGCAGCTCGCCCAGTTCGATCCGAACGACGAGAACTCGACCCCGGGCGACGGCGACACCGATACGATGGCCGCGGCCTCGCTCGGCATCCAGGTCACCCCGCTCACCCCGCAGATCGCGCAGAGCGTCGGCGTGAACCCGAGCACCACCGGCGTGGTCGTCGTCCAGGCGAGCCCGGCGAGCGATGCGGCCGGCAAGGGCGTGCAGCGCGGCGACGTGATCACCTCGGTCAACCGCGTGCCGGTCGCCACCGCGGCCGACGTCGCCAAGCAGGTCGCCGCCGCCAAGGCCGCGGGCAAGTCGAACGTCCTGCTCTGGGTCCAGCGCCGCCAGATCGGCCAGTTCGTCTCGGTCCAGATCGGCAACTGATACCGCCCGCATCGGGCTGACGGATGCCCGTTTCTCCTCTATCCCGGGCGCTCAACAAGGGAGTCGCGGGATGGTGGGAGAGACGGGCATCTTCATTGGCGCGGGAGCCGGCGGTGCCGACCCGCAATCGCTGGTCCTGAAGCGCGCCAACCGGCACGGGCTGATCGCCGGCGCGACCGGCACCGGCAAGACGGTGACGATCCAGGGCATCATAGAGGGCCTGTCGAACGCCGGCGTCCCCTGCTTCGTCGCGGACGTGAAGGGCGACCTCAGCGGCCTCGCCATGGCCGGATCGCCGACCACCAAGACGCACGAGATCTTCGCCGCCCGCGCCGCCGAGATCGGCATGACCGGCTGGGCCTATGCCGACAGCCCGGTGCAGTTCTGGGACCTGTTCGGCGCGCAGGGCCATCCGATCCGCACGACCATCTCGGAGATGGGCCCGCTGCTCCTCGCCCGGCTGATGGACCTCAACGAAGTCCAGGAAGGCGTGCTCACCATCGCCTTCACCGTGGCGGACAAGGACGGGCTGCTGCTGCTCGACCTCGACGACCTGCAATCGATGCTCGCCCACTGCGCCGAGCGCGCGGACGAGCTCACCGCCACCTATGGCAACATCTCCAAGCAGTCGGTTGGCGCGATCCAGCGCGCGCTGCTCCAGCTGCGCAGCCAGGGCGGCGCCAGCTTCTTCGGCGAGCCGGCGCTGTCGATGACCGACTTCCTCGGCACCGACGACAAGGGCCGCGGCGTGGTCAACATCCTCGCCGCCGACAAGCTGATGGCGAGCCCCAAGCTCTACGCCACCTTCCTGCTCTGGCTGCTCTCCGCGCTGTTCGAATCGCTTCCCGAGGTCGGCGATCCCGACAAGCCCACGCTCGCCTTCTTCTTCGACGAGGCGCATCTGCTGTTCGACGATGCCCCCAAGGCCCTTCTGGACAAGATCGAGCAGGTCGTCCGCCTGATCCGCTCCAAGGGGGTCGGCGTCTATTTCATCACGCAGAACCCGATCGACGTGCCCGACAGCATTGCCGGCCAGCTCGGCAACCGCGTCCAGCACGCGCTGCGCGCCTTCACCCCGCGCGACCAGCAGGCGGTGAAGGCCGCGGCGACCACCTTCCGCGCCAATCCGGACGTCGATGTCGAGAAGGCGATCACTGAATTGAAGGTCGGCGAGGCGCTGGTCTCGCTGCTCCAGGACGACGGGTCGCCGAGCCCGGTGCAGCGCACGCTGATCCGCCCGCCGGCCACCCGCGTCGGCCCGGTCACCCCGGCCGAGCGCGGCGTGCTGGTCCAGACCGATGCGATCGGCGCCAAGTACGACACGCTTGTCGACCGCGAATCGGCCGAGGAGCTGCTCGCCGCCAAGTCGGCCGAAGCCAGCGCCGCCGCTGCCGAGGCGCAGGCCAGGACCGAGGCCGACAAGGCCGCCGCCGCCCAGGCCAAGGAAGACGCCCGCCTCGCCAAGGAAGCCGAGCGCCAGCGCCTCGCCCAGCAGAAGGATGCCGACCGCCAGGCCCGGCTCGATGCCCAGGCGCAGAAGGCGGCCGAGCGCGAGGCGGCGAACAATCCGTGGAACCGCGCGATCACCTCCGCCACCCGCTCCGCCTCCTCGGCAGCGGGCCGCGCAGTGGCGAACGAAGTGTCGAAGGCGATCTTCGGCTCGTCGCGCGGCGCGGGCGCCGGGATCGTCGGCGGCCTCGTCCGAGGCGTGCTCGGCGGGTTGTTCAAGGGGCGGTGAAGCGCTCCTTCTCCCGCTGGGAGAAGGAAGGGGCCCGCCGCCGAAGGCGGTGGGAAGGATGAGGGTGCGCACGCCTTAAGCTGATGAGCTCGTCGAAGGTCCGCCCTCAC
It encodes:
- a CDS encoding protease modulator HflK, yielding MANLIGWLSKAGNWHNEAPKSPWGSGGSSGDNGGSSGGSGDGKGGSGGGPRNPWSFPPEGRRGRSGGGGNGGGGGGGPFEDMFRRMSGGGMPIPPGGAKLWGLVVIGLLLVWVIFTSFHTIGPRERGVVTTLGRYSGTLESGVKFTLPAPFQIVDVVDVGSVHTEKFPESGPNLMLTGDQNIVDLAYSVNWYITDAADFSFQIKDPKETVKDTAESAMRAVIATTTLTEAIGEGQGRISSDVQAAMQKILDEYHSGVRIQSVALTKAAAPEQVDDAFKAVQAAQQGAQGARNNANGYAQQVIAVAQGEAAEFDKIYEQYKAAPAVTRRRLYYETMEQVLAKTNKTIVETPGVTPYLPLPGLRPDAGKAQSGDQK
- a CDS encoding Do family serine endopeptidase; the encoded protein is MRYAYALTTALLLSGAAATLTIHQPAGAQTAQNEPGAINAAAPKAGAPMSFADMVAKLQPAVVNISTAQRVTMNANPFAGTPFEQFGGGNQPVTRQAESLGSGFIISADGYVVTNNHVISAGAKGATVESITVTLPDKREFKAKLIGNDAQSDLAVLKIEGANLPFVRFGDSSASRVGDWVVAIGNPFGLGGSVTAGIISAVHRVTGQGGAYDRFIQTDASINRGNSGGPMFDLSGNVIGINSQILSPTGGNVGIGFAIPAEEAKPVIDTLMKGGKIARGYLGIGMQNLTDDVADGLGVPRGRGTIVARVEPGQPAEKAGLKQGDVIVAVDGKDVTADQTLSYLVANVKPGTRIPLDVYRDGKRMTVNLVVGTRPPEEQLAQFDPNDENSTPGDGDTDTMAAASLGIQVTPLTPQIAQSVGVNPSTTGVVVVQASPASDAAGKGVQRGDVITSVNRVPVATAADVAKQVAAAKAAGKSNVLLWVQRRQIGQFVSVQIGN
- a CDS encoding protease modulator HflC, yielding MTWLRSPIGIAVAAILVLIVLMSTVVIVPETKQAVILRLEQPLGEPINAYKPGEQFGRTGAGPILRIPFIDRVVWVDKRVLSVDLPNEPVLSTDQLRLQIDAYARFRVTNPLKMVVTIGSEERVREQLQPLFRSALRNELGKRPSAILLSPERGQVMDNIQGALQQLAAQYGVSIVDVRIKQTELPSGSPLDSAFERMKTARYQEAKTIEAQGLKDAQIIRANADAQAAQIYAQAFNKDADFYDFWRAMRSYRTTFLNNDPAKGDTSIILSPNNSYLKEFMGQR
- a CDS encoding helicase HerA-like domain-containing protein, which produces MVGETGIFIGAGAGGADPQSLVLKRANRHGLIAGATGTGKTVTIQGIIEGLSNAGVPCFVADVKGDLSGLAMAGSPTTKTHEIFAARAAEIGMTGWAYADSPVQFWDLFGAQGHPIRTTISEMGPLLLARLMDLNEVQEGVLTIAFTVADKDGLLLLDLDDLQSMLAHCAERADELTATYGNISKQSVGAIQRALLQLRSQGGASFFGEPALSMTDFLGTDDKGRGVVNILAADKLMASPKLYATFLLWLLSALFESLPEVGDPDKPTLAFFFDEAHLLFDDAPKALLDKIEQVVRLIRSKGVGVYFITQNPIDVPDSIAGQLGNRVQHALRAFTPRDQQAVKAAATTFRANPDVDVEKAITELKVGEALVSLLQDDGSPSPVQRTLIRPPATRVGPVTPAERGVLVQTDAIGAKYDTLVDRESAEELLAAKSAEASAAAAEAQARTEADKAAAAQAKEDARLAKEAERQRLAQQKDADRQARLDAQAQKAAEREAANNPWNRAITSATRSASSAAGRAVANEVSKAIFGSSRGAGAGIVGGLVRGVLGGLFKGR